In the Deltaproteobacteria bacterium genome, CCGACCCGAGAATCGTCACGTTCTTCCCGGCCAGCTTGACTCCGGCAGCGCTGATCGCCTGGAGCGCCCCGGGACCATCGCTGCCAAAACCTTTGAGCCGTCCGCCGTCGTTGACCACGGTGTTCACTGAACCAATCCCGCGGTCGACGTCGGCGACTTCGTCGAGGTGTTTGATGATCGATACTTTGTGCGGGATGGTGACGCTCATGCCGCGAAAGTTTTCGAGCGCGCGCATACCCGCCACCGCGCCGCCGACATTTTCCACGCGAAACGCCACGTAGACGTAGTCGAGGCCCAACTCGGCGAACGCCCGGTTGTGAATCGCGGGCGACATCGAGTGCGCGACCGGATTGCCGATGACGGCACACAGTGTGGTGGTTGGTCCGATGTCAGTGATTGATTTCATCTCGCTCCGACCTTGGGGCGCCGACTGTCAGGCGCCATCTGTGAATATCAGCCGGCGCACTATAGCTGCCCGGTCGCTCAGTACAAATGGTCGCAATGCTTCCAAAGAGCGTGCACGAACCGCATCCTTTCCTTTTCGAACTGCTTCCGATAAGCCCGGCGCTATGACGGTGCCGGCGATCGACGCGCGCGGCTTGAGCAAAACCTTCGGCGGCGTGCCGGCGCTGCGGCGCGTGGATTTTCGGCTCGAACCTGGTGAAGCCGTCGCGCTGTTCGGTCCCAACGGAGCGGGCAAGTCGACGCTGCTGCGCCTGTGCGCGACGCTGCTTCGGCCATCGGCGGGGTCGGTGAAGATCTTCGCAAACGATGGGCGTGATGGCGCCGCGGCGATCCGGCGTCGCATAGGGTTTCTGTCGCACCAGAGTTTCCTCTACCCCGATCTGACGCCCATCGAGAACCTGCTCTTCTACGCGCGCCTGTTTGCCGTACCCGACGCGGTGCGTCGCGTCGACGCGCTGTTGGATCAGGTGGGCTTGATCGGCTGGGCCAACCGGCCCGTGCGCACGCTGTCGCGTGGCCTCGAACAACGCTGCGCGCTGGCGCGCGCGCTGCTGCACGAACCCGATCTGCTCATGCTCGACGAGCCGTTCACCGGGCTCGATGTCGATGCCAGCGCAACACTGCGCGCGGTGCTCAGCGCCGCCCATGCCCGCGGTGCTGCGGTATTGATGACCACTCACGACATCAGTCAGGGCCTCGCGATCTGTCACCGGGCTATCATCCTCGCGCGCGGCGCGTTGGTGTGGGACGGGGCGGTGTCGGCCGATGATGGGGACGCGTTCGAACGCACCTTTCTCGCCGCTATTCATCCGCGGCCGCACGCGGCCGCCGCGTGAGTGT is a window encoding:
- the ccmA gene encoding heme ABC exporter ATP-binding protein CcmA; its protein translation is MTVPAIDARGLSKTFGGVPALRRVDFRLEPGEAVALFGPNGAGKSTLLRLCATLLRPSAGSVKIFANDGRDGAAAIRRRIGFLSHQSFLYPDLTPIENLLFYARLFAVPDAVRRVDALLDQVGLIGWANRPVRTLSRGLEQRCALARALLHEPDLLMLDEPFTGLDVDASATLRAVLSAAHARGAAVLMTTHDISQGLAICHRAIILARGALVWDGAVSADDGDAFERTFLAAIHPRPHAAAA